A genomic stretch from Channa argus isolate prfri chromosome 24, Channa argus male v1.0, whole genome shotgun sequence includes:
- the sms gene encoding spermine synthase, translated as MALRHYTLDFNLSTAVDSASTVPDLLSILHEQEMTETVHDTNGHGYLATFVGKNGRLVILRVHSHGLVTIDLQCYEGDNIAQLDNLLNALEKKLNTLLNGNIARTKRLPALVRGAKVDRYWPTADGRLIEYDIDRVVYEEESAYQNIKILHSQQFGNILVLNGDVNLAESDSSYTQAIMGSGKENYAGKEVLILGGGDGGILAEVVKQKPKMITMVEIDQKVIDGCKMHMRKTCGNILDNLKGDCYQILVEDCVPVLKKYVKEGRTFDYVINDLTAVPISTEPEEDSTWEFLRLILDLSIKVLHPSGKYFTQGNSVNLTEALNLYEEQLGKLSCPVDFSKEVVCVPSYMELWAFYTIWKK; from the exons ATGGCACTGCGACATTATACTCTCGACTTTAACCTCTCTACGGCAG TTGACTCTGCTTCGACAGTTCCTGACCTACTTTCCATATTACATGAGCAGGAAATGACAGAGACTGTCCATGATACAAACGGGCATGGATACCTCGCTACTTTTGTAGGCAAGAATGGCCG ACTCGTGATCTTACGTGTGCACTCCCATGGGTTGGTTACCATTGATCTGCAGTGTTATGAAGGGGACAACATTGCACAACTAGACAAT cttttaaatgcactGGAAAAGAAGCTAAACACTCTCTTAAATGGCAATATTGCAAGGACTAAAAG ACTCCCTGCCCTTGTAAGAGGAGCAAAAGTTGACCGGTATTGGCCAACAGCTGATGGCAGATTGATTGAGTATGACATTGACCGGGTGGTGTATGAAGAAGAGTCTGCttaccaaaacataaaaatattgcaCTCACAGCAGTTCGGAAATATCCTGGTACTGAATGGAGATGTTA ACCTGGCAGAGAGTGATTCATCTTACACCCAAGCCATCATGGGTAGTGGAAAGGAGAATTATGCTGGAAAAGAGGTGCTGATATTAGGAGGAGGTGATGGAGGCATCCTTGCTGAGGTGGTCAAACAAAAGCCAAAGATGATCACCATGGTTGAGAT TGACCAGAAGGTGATAGATGGATGCAAAATGCACATGAGAAAAACTTGTGGCAATATCCTTGACAACCTGAAGGGAGACTGTTACCAA ATACTTGTGGAAGACTGTGTCCCTGTGCTGAAGAAGTATGTGAAAGAGGGCAGGACATTCGATTACGTCATAAATGACCTCACTGCAGTCCCAATATCCACGGAGCCAGAAGaag ACTCAACATGGGAGTTCCTGCGACTCATTCTGGATCTGTCAATAAAAGTCCTGCACCCCAGTGGGAAATATTTCACACAG GGTAATAGTGTGAATCTGACTGAGGCACTGAATCTGTATGAAGAACAGCTTGGAAAGCTGTCGTGTCCCGTGGACTTTTCCAAAGAGGTGGTGTGTGTGCCCTCCTACATGGAGCT ATGGGCTTTCTACACCATATGGAAGAAGTAA
- the LOC137109107 gene encoding adhesion G-protein coupled receptor G2, whose protein sequence is MKALCICSDGPSCRRMFAASVREKKLGSLGIHLLWLQTLLVILLAGQAFCDQTSAAPTPPLTLRTTTAQTSVQYFIGITVNVTGQKMEESEIKAWLTNVFQNKLESCVSPSFQTTTATPNYTQTTAANISNETTLMTTKPSALESNNTTVATTATTLESNSTTEASTTTALQSNNTTAATTATTLEGNNTTIATTPTTLENNKTTVTTITTLENNNTTIATTPTTLENNKTTVTTITTLENNNTTIATTPTTLENKNTTIATTPTTLENNKTTVNTITTLENKNTTIATTPTTLENNKTTVTTITTLENNNTTIATTPTTLENNKTTVTTITTLENNNTTIATTPTTLENKNTTIATTPTTLENNKTTVNTITTLENKNTTIATTPTTLEINKTTVTTITTLENNNTTIATTVITLENNNTTEATTATTLESNNKTTATTALDNSKTTEATTAKTTKTSQSSNTKTTSTLDNSSTTTATKATTSKSSSGSPATPKTTTFNSNNPSAATTAQLTRAAPTQNTAFSTIVIPQTPNNGGNSNPSVKRLVRAVDSVTQSSGIGNNTITGLFQSIEVSCTVNTSNINTECSVRLKLEQTVPACCILRTLCAASETNIHVVGTKAYKDLPQNECDNNTQEESSCTYTGPVTESCDESGYVPGQINSTNCGAVTGNNTCSCSAYCNRTDTYYTFQISVNNFELNMTYFSSLISEKLKQAPNCTQSANVSCPLSAVAVYYKAASLTCGSIVTNHQDCSAILGFSNEVSTCDVAGAMIDVFQSQNHISYDGSVTRAAICGNSDLSIISPSPKFTSVKLMPSKFCMAIQASNNFTCNNGENLIVQLEDQCVQKATTTPNPNATTIQPNTTISTVNVTLSLLNTTANPLNATVNTSSTPVNESVSGTPSRNTTTNETAVNQANALLELTRDISKLNSSQVDQLVSKLQSLLSGPNVSLALGNVSVNIVSNLLGASPETLAHSSNNIIGIVDTVGLKLVLDNKAETLLAPAVALYVKPADGSNFQETFFSISNANNVQVRGNARLRKSLTTDSSTPQGSIMLPPSLTQGLTPEQQQLANRVQFNFYQKSTVFQDRSLGQRKLNSGILGASVANLSITGLKNNVVITLRNTEPVPANFVVTCVFWDFTLNNGSGGWNPAGCFVQNSTDSETVCGCNHLTSFAILLDLSRQPIISPLQGTILTFITYIGCGISAIFLSVTLLTYLAFEKLRKDIPSKILIQLCFSLLLLNLVFLVDAWLALYPNAVGLCISTAWFLHYFLLVSFTWMGLEAVHMYNAVVKVFNNHISCYMLKFSVVGWGVPMIVVIIVIAIDKNNYGLVSYGRFTDGHSDDFCWLRNDIAFYVAVVAYFCIIFLFNLIMFIVVLVQLCRIKKQNPHNVQHRSKLENVRSVAGLTILLSLTWGFAFFAWGPVNLAFTYLFTIFNSLQGFFLFVFYCAVKENVRRQWRAYLCCGKMRLAENSEWSRTATQKTMKRSSSNQLTTLHSLQSNTSSSSSFLVTNSSEQINGIRSPMEDRAITADENSRRDVILNEINSQHRNQQAL, encoded by the exons ATGAAGGCTCTCTGCATTTGTTCCGATGGCCCATCATGCCGGCGCATGTTTGCTGCTTCTGTCAG GGAGAAGAAGCTAGGCTCACTTGGAATACATCTACTCTGGTTGCAGACTCTGCTCGTCATCCTACTGGCAG GACAAGCTTTCTGTGATCAGACCTCTGCTGCTCCTACTCCTCCTCTTACTCTTCGTACAACAACTGCACAAACATCAG TACAATACTTTATTGGTATCACTGTGAATGTCACTGGACAGAAGATGGAAGAATCAGAAATTAAGGCCTGG ctAACCAACGTGTTTCAAAACAAGCTGGAGAGCTGCGTGTCTCCAAGCTTCCAAACAACAACTGCCACACCGAACTACACACAAACTACAgctgcaaacatttcaaatgaaacaaCGCTCATGACAACAAAGCCATCTGCTTTagaaagcaacaacacaactgtagctacaacagcaacaacattagAAAGCAACAGCACAACTGAAGCTTCAACTACAACAGCTTtacaaagcaacaacacaactgcagctacaacagcaacaacattagAAGGCAACAACACAACTATAGctacaacaccaacaacattagaaaacaacaaaacaactgtaACTACAAtcacaacattagaaaacaacaacacaactatagctacaacaccaacaacattagaaaacaacaaaacaactgtaACTACAAtcacaacattagaaaacaacaacacaactatagctacaacaccaacaacattagaaaataaaaacacaactatagctacaacaccaacaacattagaaaacaacaaaacaactgtaaatacaatcacaacattagaaaataaaaacacaactatagctacaacaccaacaacattagaaaacaacaaaacaactgtaACTACAAtcacaacattagaaaacaacaacacaactatagctacaacaccaacaacattagaaaacaacaaaacaactgtaACTACAAtcacaacattagaaaacaacaacacaactatagctacaacaccaacaacattagaaaataaaaacacaactatagctacaacaccaacaacattagaaaacaacaaaacaactgtaaatacaatcacaacattagaaaataaaaacacaactatagctacaacaccaacaacattagaaatcaacaaaacaaCTGTAACTACAAtcacaacattagaaaacaacaacacaactatAGCTACAACAGTAATAACGttagaaaacaacaacacaactgaagctacaacagcaacaacgttagaaagcaacaacaaaactacaGCCACAACAGCATTAGATAACAGCAAAACAACTGAAGCTACTACTGCAAAAACCACAAAGACTTCACAAAGCAGCAACACGAAGACAACATCCACATTAGATAACAGCAGCACAACTACAGctacaaaagcaacaacatcaaaAAGCTCCAGCGGAAGTCCAGCTACACCAAAAACAACCACCTTTAATAGCAACAACCCCTCTGCAGCTACAACAGCTCAATTAACGAGAGCAGCCCCAACACAGAACACAGCCTTTTCCACCATTGTGATACCACAGACACCCAACAATGGGGGAAACAGTAATCCGAGTGTCAAACGTTTGGTTCGTGCCGTTGATAGTGTGACACAAAGCAG TGGCATCGGTAACAACACAATAACGGGCCTTTTTCAG agcATTGAGGTCTCATGCACCGTGAACACTTCAAATAT AAACACTGAGTGTTCTGTGAGGCTGAAACTCGAGCAGACAGTACCTGCATGTTGTATCCTCCGTACTCTCTGTGCAGCTAGTGAAACTAACATCCATGTTGTGGGAACCAAAGCATATAAAG ATCTTCCACAAAATGAGTGCGATAACAATACTCAAGAGGAAAGCAGTTGCACTTACACAGGTCCAGTCACAGAATCGTG TGACGAGTCTGGATATGTTCCAGGTCAAATCAACTCCACTAACTGTGGTGCAG TTACGGGGAACAACACCTGCAGCTGCTCCGCTTATTGCAATAGAACAG ataCATACTACACTTTTCAAATTTCAGTAAACAATTTTGAGTTGAATATGACATATTTCTCATCCCTG ATTTCAGAGAAGTTAAAACAAGCACCAAACTGCACTCAAAGTGCAAA TGTCTCGTGTCCATTGTCTGCCGTTGCAGTTTATTACAAG GCTGCCAGTTTAACCTGTGGGAGCATAGTAACAAA TCATCAAGACTGCAGCGCTATTTTAGGCTTTTCTAATGAGGTTTCTACCTGTGACGTGGCGGGAGCCATGATTGATGTGTTTCAGTCTCAGAATCACATCAGTTATGATGGATCAGTTACTCGAGCAG CAATTTGTGGAAACTCAGATCTCAGCATCATTTCACCATCACCCAAGTTCACAAGTGTTAAACTAATGCCTTCTAAGTTTTGTATGGCAATACAAGCGTCTAACAACTTCACCTG TAACAACGGCGAAAATCTGATTGTGCAGCTGGAGGACCAGTGTGTTCAGAAGGCGACAACTACACCAAACCCAAATGCGACTACTATACAACCAAACACCACCATCTCaactgtaaatgtaactttatcGCTACTGAACACAACAGCTAACCCACTGAATGCCACTGTTAACACATCTTCAACCCCAGTAAATGAAAGTGTTTCCGGGACTCCATCAAGGAACACAACAACTAATGAAACAG CTGTCAACCAAGCCAATGCACTGCTTGAATTGACCAGAGATATTTCCAAACTGAACTCAAGCCAGGTGGATCAGCTGGTTTCCAAGCTCCAGAGTCTATTGTCAGGCCCAAATGTCAGCCTCGCGTTGGGAAACGTCTCCGTCAATATTGTCAGCAATCTGTTGGGTGCTTCTCCTGAGACACTGGCACACTCTTCCAATAA CATCATAGGGATTGTTGATACAGTGGGGTTGAAGCTGGTACTTGACAACAAGGCTGAGACCCTCTTGGCCCCTGCTGTGGCTTTATATGTGaaaccagcagatggcagcaactttcaggaaacatttttttccatctcaaaCGCCAACAATGTACAG GTCCGTGGGAATGCCAGGCTGAGAAAGAGTTTGACAACAGACTCCTCCACCCCTCAGGGGTCTATTATGCTGCCCCCATCTCTCACACAAGGCCTAACCCCTGAGCAACAGCAGCTGGCCAACAGAGTCCAGTTCAATTTCTACCAGAAGAGCACAGTGTTCCAG GACAGATCTTTGGGGCAACGTAAACTTAATAGCGGAATCCTGGGAGCGAGTGTGGCCAACCTGTCAATCACAGGACTGAAGAACAATGTTGTAATTACCTTAAGGAACACAGAGCCTGTTCCA GCTAATTTTGTGGTCACATGTGTTTTTTGGGACTTTACATTAAACA ATGGATCAGGTGGCTGGAATCCAGCAGGATGTTTTGTCCAAAATAGCACAGATAGTGAGACAGTTTGTGGCTGTAACCATTTGACCAGCTTTGCTATCCTGTTG GATCTCTCCAGACAGCCAATAATCAGTCCTCTCCAGGGCACCATCCTCACCTTCATCACTTACATTGGCTGTGGAATCTCAGCCATTTTCCTGTCTGTCACACTCCTCACTTACTTGGCCTTTGA AAAGTTGCGTAAGGACATTCCATCAAAAATCCTCATCCAGCTGtgcttttctctgctgctcctgaACCTGGTCTTCCTTGTGGATGCTTGGCTGGCACTCTACCCAAATGCTGTAGGCCTCTGCATCTCCACTGCCTGGTTCCTTCACTACTTCCTGCTGGTTTCCTTCACCTGGATGGGACTTGAGGCTGTCCACATGTACAATGCTGTTGTGAAAGTCTTCAATAACCACATATCATGCTACATGCTGAAGTTCTCAGTGGTTGGTTGGGGAGTCCCGATGATTGTGGTCATTATTGTTATTGCAATTGACAAGAACAACTATGGTCTTGTCTCCTATGGAAGGTTTACTGATGGCCATAGTGATGACTT CTGCTGGCTCAGAAATGACATTGCCTTCTACGTAGCAGTGGTGGCCTACTTCtgcatcatttttcttttcaacctCATCATGTTCATAGTGGTGTTGGTCCAGCTATGTCGGATAAAGAAGCAGAACCCTCACAATGTGCAGCACCGCAGCAAACTGGAGAATGTGCGCAGTGTGGCAGGGTTGACCATTCTCCTAAGCCTCACTTGGGGCTTTGCCTTTTTTGCCTGGGGGCCCGTTAATCTGGCATTCACGTACCTCTTTACCATCTTTAACTCCTTGCAAG gattctttttatttgtgttctaCTGTGCGGTGAAGGAAAATGTGAGAAGGCAGTGGAGGGCGTACCTATGCTGTGGCAAAATGAGACTAGCAGAGAACTCAG aatggAGTCGCACTGCAACACAGAAAACTATGAAAAGGTCCTCATCAAACCAACTGACAACTCTTCATTCCCTCCAGTCCAATACCTCATCCAGCTCCTCTTTCCTCGTCACTAATTCTTCAGAGCAGATTAATGGCATTA GAAGCCCAATGGAAGACAGAGCAATCACAGCAGATGAAAACAGCAGAAGGGATGTGATCCTTAATGAGATCAACAGTCAGCACAGAAACCAACAAGCACTCTGA
- the gabrr3a gene encoding gamma-aminobutyric acid receptor subunit rho-3a gives MRVALLVLRLVCLAWFWPVTQLNSSHFPSKRRHKELYVEESTKQKHGGRVDLKMKKMDSTKSLLIKSEQLLRIEDHDFAMRPGFGGSAIPVGIDVQVESIDSISEVNMDFTMTLYLRHYWQDDRLAFPSSNNKSRTFDSRLVKKIWVPDVFFVHSKRSFIHDTTMENIMLRVYPDGNILYSVRITVTALCSMDFSSFPLDTQNCSLELESYAYNENDLMLYWKNGNDSLRTDEIVLSQFFIEDFQPSFGLAFYSSTGWYNRLYINFILRRHIFFFMLQTYFPTMLMVMLSWVSFWIDRRAVPARVSLGITTVLTMSTIITGVSASMPQVSYVKAVDIYLWASFLFVFLSVIEYAAVNYFTTVEEMKKLKGAKIPASFDATQAMAFDGCFHDNDIDLTSFTEVSSTPNTEQNTQSRNSTVSAPTEGTRLRRKHPLKQNLNFIMSNSYMIDSYSRVIFPLTYLLFNIIYWSMYA, from the exons ATGAGAGTGGCCCTCCTGGTCTTAAGACTGGTGTGCTTGGCCTGGTTTTGGCCTGTTACCCAGCTTAATAGCAGCCACTTCCCGAGCAAGAGAAGACACAAGGAGCTATACGTTGAAGAGAGCACCAAACAAAAGCATGGCGG ACGGGTGGATCTTAAGATGAAAAAGATGGACAGCACCAAATCTCTGCTAATTAAATCTGAGCAGCTGCTTCGGATTGAAGATCATGACTTTGCAATGCGACCGGGCTTTGGAG GTTCTGCTATTCCTGTGGGCATTGACGTCCAGGTAGAGAGCATTGACAGCATATCTGAAGTAAACATG GACTTCACTATGACTTTGTACCTGAGGCATTACTGGCAGGATGATCGCTTGGCCTTCCCTTCCAGCAACAACAAGAGTCGTACTTTTGATTCACGTCTTGTGAAGAAAATTTGGGTTCCCGACGTGTTCTTTGTGCATTCTAAACGTTCTTTCATACATGATACAACAATGGAGAACATTATGCTGAGGGTTTACCCAGACGGCAACATCCTTTACAGTGTCAG GATCACGGTGACTGCACTTTGCTCCATGGACTTCAGTAGTTTCCCTCTGGACACACAGAATTGCTCTCTGGAGCTGGAGAGCT ATGCTTACAATGAGAACGACCTAATGCTCTACTGGAAGAACGGGAACGATTCATTAAGGACTGACGAGATCGTGCTCTCTCAGTTTTTTATTGAAGACTTCCAGCCTTCCTTTGGGCTTGCCTTCTACAGCAGTACTG GCTGGTACAATCGGCTCTACATAAATTTCATTCTCAGGAGGCACATCTTCTTCTTCATGCTCCAGACGTATTTTCCCACTATGTTGATGGTGATGCTCTCCTGGGTTTCTTTCTGGATAGACAGGAGGGCTGTACCTGCCCGTGTCTCTTTGG GAATCACCACCGTTTTGACAATGTCCACCATCATCACTGGTGTCTCAGCCTCTATGCCACAGGTGTCTTATGTCAAAGCCGTAGACATCTACTTGTGGGCAagcttcctgtttgttttcctgtctgttATTGAATATGCTGCTGTCAACTATTTCACCACAGTGGAGGAGATGAAGAAGCTCAAGGGGGCAAAG ATCCCTGCCTCCTTTGATGCAACCCAGGCTATGGCCTTTGATGGCTGCTTCCATGACAATGATATTGACCTGACTTCTTTCACAGAGGTCTCCAGCACCCCAAATACAGAACAGAACACCCAGTCGCGGAACTCTACTGTCTCTGCACCTACAGAAGGCACCAGGCTACGCCGCAAGCAccctttaaaacaaaacctcaacTTTATAATGAGCAACAGCTACATGATTGACTCCTACTCAAGAGTCATTTTTCCCTTGACTTACCTGCTTTTCAACATAATTTACTGGAGTATGTATGCATAA
- the LOC137109286 gene encoding uncharacterized protein, with the protein MSVSGIHHGMLRMYGGFIFKQWKKRFLLLTAEGSLLVCQDASSPPVQMVMLQSSCEAIVEGKEILDLPKLPSGGCRDCCFALMLPQNKYLLLLAETTADCSQWLAVLKKVKTSLSLPLSPCKRHPVPPCITLQNLVPEQILDKDPPPVNNTEAPSPGPMTCASPWVKGRNTPHTKYYKGGTHSIGCLRHGTISDAQAVKAIYLLMGGAAASSAMGYLGACSLSNLEAKAPDLPVNTDFSGMGQAEVYHSSSPALDSPHFNSFDFEMADSDFNAFDCGGFTF; encoded by the exons ATGAGCGTCTCGGGGATCCACCATGGGATGCTCAGGATGTATG GTGGATTTATTTTCAAACAGTGGAAGAAGAGGTTTCTGCTCCTAACAGCTGAGGGCAGTCTCCTTGTTTGCCAAGATGCATCATCACCTCCTGTACAGATGGTGATGTTGCAGAGCAGCTGTGAGGCAATTGTGGAAGGCAAGGAGATCCTAGACTTGCCCAAGTTACCTTCCGGTGGTTGCAGGGATTGCTGCTTTGCTCTGATGCTCCCCCAGAATAaatacctgctgctgctggctgaaACCACTGCAGACTGCAG TCAGTGGCTGGCCGtgctgaaaaaagtgaaaacg AGTCTCTCATTACCTCTCAGTCCTTGTAAGCGGCATCCGGTGCCACCCTGCATAACTCTACAAAATCTAGTGCCTGAGCAAATCCTGGACAAAGATCCACCACCTGTCAACAACACAGAGGCCCCCTCCCCAGGACCAATGACTTGTGCTTCCCCATGGGTCAAAG GCAGGAATACTCCCCACACTAAGTATTACAAGGGGGGCACACATTCAATAGGATGTCTGCGTCATGGCACTATCAGTGATGCCCAAGCTGTAAAGGCGATTTATCTTCTGATGGGAGGGGCTGCTGCTTCATCTGCAATGGGCTACCTAGGCGCATGCTCCCTCTCTAATCTGGAAGCCAAAGCTCCTGACCTGCCAGTCAACACAGATTTCTCTGGCATGGGACAAGCAGAAGTATATCACTCCAGCAGCCCTGCACTTGATTCCCCTCACTTTAACAGCTTTGACTTTGAAATGGCAGATTCTGATTTTAATGCTTTTGATTGTGGTGGATTTACTTTCTAG